A section of the Corvus moneduloides isolate bCorMon1 chromosome 29, bCorMon1.pri, whole genome shotgun sequence genome encodes:
- the ADAR gene encoding double-stranded RNA-specific adenosine deaminase, translated as MIRGAGRGRGSYLTQSRHNCPSTNRGFFNHPRTSQETNQETFLHQQFLTEQDAEVSVLQGRGSHKESRTRGRRAAAPAPADRCQPSFSRAGGSRFSSQHPWVETSPRYCPPQYHRQENSRRDSDAVRLNFQRLSLAGQDYEQEILTVFRQLGEGRTCTANDLARKLKTHKKEVNRVLYKLLREGKLHKGEETPPLWRVASLSSGRERSPADCSASCTDLACESRGGERSTLGSGDPDMAETKEKICNYLFSVVETTALNLAKNIGFSRAKDVNAFLSALEKLGDVHKQNATPPRWSLTDRKRKRMQMRLKASSVMQMADPKPPESGLPSSFVPPCPQEMTAASPAVMASEEESVVNGQQLLGQACQGNVNDTEADASEDTKLEFSSLSNYDNSENSKWTTDDIPDNLNAINKQPDKSESIMNSQASPSYAAQFETFPCTPVEKLIACREKNPVSGLTEYSQYTYQHCDFIMLEQNGPSHEPRFKFQAVINGRRFPPAEAGSKKLAKQEAAANAMKVLMSEAENGRHGGIKCEEQFPSDSSEPELPLQLEPELPSAAAHLSLLPGKHPISILMEYGQKSGNIIEFQLLSQEGPPHDPRFSYCVKMGDQIFPAVVGNSKKGAKQMAAEVAVKILSGESVPHVSPEQPAVKPHSDQSMHNIGTPDESKVVKTKGVGELIKYLNVNPVSGLLEYARSNGFAAEFKLIDQSGPPHDPKFVYQAKVGGRWFPAVTAHNKKQGKQEAADAALRVLIGESEKTEHMEGVNTTELPVSGSTLHDQMAMLSHQRFNSLTARIQHSLLGRKILAAVIMRRGNTGLGVVVSIGTGNRCVKGEELSLKGETVNDCHAEIISRRGFVRFLYSELMKYDPSNPSSAEESIFEQAGGKKLKIKSSVTFHLYISTAPCGDGALFDKSCSDQANEMGQPQHQPLFENPKQGKLRTKVENGEGTIPVESSDIVPTWDGIQHGERLRTMSCSDKILRWNILGLQGALLSHFLEPVYLRSVTLGYLYSQGHLTRAICCRMERDGNTLKEKLQAPYHINHPEVGRVSVYDSARQTGKTKESSVNWCLADESEVEVLDGTKGKVDGVKLEVSRVSKRKMFTLFQQLCAKNNRKDLLSFSVYSDAKEAATAYQAAKQCFFSTLEELGYGSWIRKPQEEDSFSVPDA; from the exons ATGATTAGAGGCGCTGGGCGAGGCAGAGGCTCGTATCTTACCCAGTCAAGACATAACTGCCCCAGCACTAATCGAGGTTTTTTTAACCACCCTCGTACCTCACAAGAAACTAATCAGGAAACCTTTTTACACCAGCAGTTCCTAACAGAGCAGGACGCTGAAGTCTCTGTGTTGCAGGGGCGGGGATCACACAAGGAGTCACGCACCAGAGGCAGGCGAGCTGCGGCACCGGCTCCTGCAGACAGATGTCAGCCCAGcttcagcagggctggagggagtAGGTTCTCCAGCCAGCATCCGTGGGTTGAGACTTCGCCTCGGTATTGCCCTCCACAGTACCATCGTCAGGAGAACTCAAGGAGAGATTCTGATGCTGTGAGGCTGAATTTCCAAAGACTGTCTCTTGCTGGGCAGGACTATGAACAAGAAATTCTGACTGTTTTCAGGCAGCTTGGGGAGGGGAGGACTTGCACGGCTAATGATCTCGCACGTAAACTTAAAACTCACAAGAAAGAGGTCAACCGTGTTTTGTATAAACTCCTCAGAGAAGGCAAGTTGCACAAAGGGGAAGAGACACCGCCGCTGTGGAGAGTTGCCAGCCTCAGCTCAGGGAGAGAAAGAAGCCCTGCTGACTGCAGTGCCAGTTGCACAGATCTGGCttgtgagagcagaggaggtgaGCGGAGCACGCTTGGCTCAGGAGACCCAGACATGGCTGagacaaaggagaaaatctGCAACTACTTGTTCAGTGTGGTGGAAACGACGGCACTCAATCTTGCCAAAAACATTGGGTTTTCAAGGGCCAAGGACGTTAACGCGTTTCTTAGCGCgctggaaaagctgggagatGTCCACAAGCAGAACGCAACTCCACCACGATGGTCCCTGACGGACAGGAAACGCAAGAGGATGCAGATGAGGCTGAAGGCCAGCTCAGTAATGCAGATGGCAGATCCCAAACCTCCTGAGTCGGgtcttccctcttcctttgtccctccatgtccccaggagATGACTGCAGCTTCACCAGCAGTGATGGCATCAGAAGAAGAAAGTGTAGTCAATGGGCAGCAGCTTTTGGGGCAAGCTTGTCAGGGAAATGTCAATGACACAGAAGCAGATGCATCTGAGGACACTAAGCTGGAATTCTCCAGTTTGAGTAATTATGATAACTCGGAAAACAGCAAGTGGACCACAGATGATATCCCAGATAATCTGAATGCTATCAACAAGCAGCCTGATAAGTCAGAAAGCATCATGAATTCTCAAGCTTCCCCCAGTTATGCTGCCCAGTTCGAAACTTTTCCATGTACACCTGTAGAGAAACTGATAGCTTGTCGGGAGAAGAACCCAGTGAGTGGCCTTACTGAATATTCCCAGTACACGTACCAACACTGTGATTTCATCATGCTGGAGCAGAATGGACCCTCTCATGAGCCACG gtTTAAGTTCCAGGCAGTGATTAATGGACGCCGATTcccaccagcagaagcagggaGCAAAAAACTGGCTaaacaggaggcagcagctaATGCAATGAAGGTCCTGATGAGTGAAGCGGAGAACGGAAGGCATGGTGGAATTAAATGTGAAGAGCAGTTTCCCTCTGACAGCTCAGAACCAGAATTG CCTTTGCAGCTGGAGCCAGAGCTGccatctgcagcagctcacCTCAGcctgcttcctgggaagcaCCCTATCAGCATATTAATGGAGTATGGTCAAAAATCAGGGAACATAATTGaattccagctgctctctcagGAAGGCCCACCTCATGATCCTAG GTTCAGCTACTGTGTGAAAATGGGTGACCaaattttccctgctgtggtAGGAAACAGCAAGAAGGGAGCAAAGCAAATGGCAGCAGAAGTTGCTGTGAAGATTCTTTCTGGAGAGTCTGTACCCCATGTCTCGCCTGAACAG CCTGCTGTGAAGCCCCACAGTGACCAGTCCATGCACAATATTGGCACTCCAGATGAATCCAAGGTGGTGAAAACAAAGGGTGTAGGGGAGCTCATCAAGTATCTTAACGTCAATCCTGTTAGTGGCCTGCTGGAGTATGCCCGTTCCAATGGGTTTGCTGCAGAGTTCAAACTCATTGACCAGTCAGGACCTCCCCATGATCCCAA GTTTGTCTATCAGGCAAAAGTTGGAGGCCGCTGGTTCCCAGCTGTAACTGCACACAACAAAAAGCAGGGcaagcaggaggcagctgatGCAGCGCTCCGAGTCCTCATTGGGGAATCGGAGAAGACTGAGCACATGGAAGGGGTGAACACCACTGAG ctccctgtgagcGGCAGCACCCTACACGATCAGATGGCCATGCTGAGCCACCAGCGCTTCAACAGCCTCACTGCCCGCatccagcacagcctgctcGGGCGCAAGATCCTGGCTGCCGTCATCATGCGGAGAGGAAACACGGGCTTGGGAGTGGTGGTCAGCATCGGAACGG gtaATCGCTGTGTGAAAGGAGAGGAGCTAAGCTTGAAGGGGGAGACAGTAAATGACTGTCATGCAGAAATCATTTCTCGAAGAGGCTTTGTGAG gtttctttaCAGTGAGCTGATGAAGTATGACCCGTCTAATCCTTCCTCTGCGGAAGAGAGCATTTTTGAGcaagcaggaggaaagaaacTCAAAATAAAGAGCAGTGTTACCTTTCACCTCTACATCAG CACAGCACCATGTGGAGACGGAGCACTCTTTGATAAATCCTGCAGTGATCAGGCAAACGAGATGGGGCAACCCCAGCACCAGCCTCTCTTTGAGAACCCCAAGCAAGGCAAACTGCGGACCAAGGTGGAGAATG GGGAAGGTACCATTCCCGTGGAGTCGAGTGACATTGTGCCCACATGGGACGGGATCCAGCATGGGGAACGGTTACGAACCATGTCCTGCAGTGACAAAATCTTACGCTGGAATAtacttggcttgcaaggggcATTGCTGTCACACTTCCTGGAGCCAGTTTATCTCCGCTCTGTTACACTCG GTTACTTGTACAGTCAGGGTCACTTGACCCGTGCCATCTGCTGCCGCATGGAGAGGGATGGGAACACGCTGAAGGAAAAGCTCCAGGCTCCATACCACATTAACCATCCTGAG GTCGGGCGAGTCAGCGTGTATGACTCTGCAAGGCAGACAGGCAAGACGAAGGAGTCATCGGTGAATTGGTGTCTTGCTGATGAAAGCGAAGTTGAAGTCTTGGATGGCACCAAAGGGAAAGTAGATGG TGTGAAGCTGGAGGTGTCTCGTGTGTCCAAGAGGAAAATGTTCACCctgttccagcagctctgtgcaaagAACAACCGCAAAGACCTGCTGAGCTTCTCTGTGTACTCGGATGCCAAGGAGGCAGCCACAGCATACCAGGCAGCCAAGCAGTGCTTCTTCAGCACGCTGGAAGAGCTGGGCTATGGCAGCTGGATTCGCAAACCCCAAGAGGAAGACAGTTTCTCTGTCCCTGATGCGTAA
- the UBE2Q1 gene encoding ubiquitin-conjugating enzyme E2 Q1, with amino-acid sequence MQRAGPEEAARAQAVAGGPGRSGAEVAAAPAGRLLRRELRLLESIFHRGHERFRIGSACPDEISCEFVPGAGARAGASASRGPPPGPVRIHCNITESYPAVPPIWSVESDDPNLAAILERLVEVRKGNTLLLQHLKRIISDLCKLYNLPQHPDVEMLDQPLPAEQSTQEEVSSEEEDEEMPEDTEDLDHYEMKEEEPADGRKTEDEGIGKENLAILEKIKKNQRQDYLNGAVSGSVQATDRLMKELRDIYRSPSFKGGYYAVELVNDSLYDWNVKLLKVDEDSALHNDLQILKEKEGTDFILLNFSFKDNFPFDPPFVRVVSPVLSGGYVLGGGAICMELLTKQGWSSAYSIESVIMQISATLVKGKARVQFGANKNQYSLTRAQQSYKSLVQIHEKNGWYTPPKEDG; translated from the exons ATGCAgcgggcggggccggaggaGGCGGCGAGGGCGCAGGCGGTGGCGGGGGGGcccgggcggagcggggccgagGTGGCGGCGGCCCCCGCCGGGCGGCTCCTGAGGCGGGAGCTGCGGCTGCTCGAGTCCATCTTTCACCGCGGCCACGAGCGGTTCCGCATCGGCAGCGCCTGCCCGGACGAGATCAGCTGCGAGTTCGTCCCGGGGGCCGGCGCCCGAGCCGGCGCCTCCGCCTCCCGGGGGCCGCCGCCGGGACCCGTCCGTATTCACTGCAACATCACG gagTCTTATCCAGCTGTTCCCCCAATATGGTCTGTGGAGTCAGATGATCCCAACCTGGCAGCTATCCTGGAGAGGCTGGTGGAAGTCAGGAAAGGAAATACGTTG CTTTTGCAGCACCTGAAGCGAATAATCTCTGACCTGTGCAAACTCTACAACCTCCCCCAACATCCAGATGTTGAAATGCTGGACCAGCCTCTGCCGGCAGAACAG AGTACCCAGGAAGAGGTGTCCTcggaagaggaagatgaagagatGCCAGAG gACACTGAGGACTTGGACCACTATGAGATGAAAGAGGAAGAGCCGGCAGATGGGAGGAAGACAGAGGATGAAGGCATTGGGAAAGAAAACCTGGccattttagagaaaataaaaaagaaccaGAGGCAAGATTACTTAAAT GGTGCAGTGTCTGGGTCTGTGCAGGCCACTGACCGGCTAATGAAGGAGCTCAGGGATATTTACCGATCACCAAGTTTCAAGGGCG GATACTATGCAGTTGAACTAGTGAATGACAGCTTGTACGATTGGAACGTCAAACTCCTGAA GGTTGACGAGGACAGCGCTTTGCACAACGATCTCCAAATcctcaaagagaaagaaggaacagATTTCATCCTCCTCAACTTCTCTTTTAAA GATAACTTTCCTTTTGATCCACCATTTGTAAGGGTTGTATCCCCGGTGCTGTCAGGGGG GTATGTTTTGGGTGGCGGTGCCATCTGCATGGAGCTGCTTACGAAACAG GGCTGGAGTAGTGCCTACTCCATCGAGTCGGTGATCATGCAGATCAGTGCAACGCTGGTGAAAGGGAAAGCGCGAGTACAATTTGGAGCCAACAAG AACCAGTACAGCCTGACAAGAGCACAGCAGTCCTACAAGTCCCTGGTTCAGATCCATGAGAAGAATG GCTGGTATACACCGCCCAAGGAGGATGGCTAA
- the CHRNB2 gene encoding neuronal acetylcholine receptor subunit beta-2, which translates to MALLRVLCLLAALRRSLGTDTEERLVEYLLDPARYNKLIRPATNGSELVTVQLMVSLAQLISVHEREQIMTTNVWLTQEWEDYRLTWKPEDFDNMKKVRLPSKHIWLPDVVLYNNADGMYEVSFYSNAVISYDGSIFWLPPAIYKSACKIEVKHFPFDQQNCTMKFRSWTYDRTEIDLVLKSEVASLDDFTPSGEWDIVALPGRRNENPDDSTYVDITYDFIIRRKPLFYTINLIIPCILITSLAILVFYLPSDCGEKMTLCISVLLALTVFLLLISKIVPPTSLDVPLVGKYLMFTMVLVTFSIVTSVCVLNVHHRSPTTHTMPPWVRTLFLHKLPALLFMKQPRQNCARQRLRQRRHTQERAAAAALFVQAGARTCTCYANPGAAKAEGLNGYRERQGQAPAPAAGCSCGLEEAVDGVRFIADHMRSEDDDQSVSEDWKYVAMVIDRLFLWIFVFVCVFGTVGMFLQPLFQNYTTNSLLQLGQGTPTSK; encoded by the exons ATGGCGCTGCTCCGCGTCCTCTGCCTTCTCGCTGCCCTCAGAC GGAGCCTGGGTACGGATACAGAGGAGCGACTGGTTGAGTATCTGCTGGACCCTGCGCGCTACAACAAGCTGATCCGGCCGGCGACCAATGGCTCTGAGCTGGTGACTGTGCAGCTGATGGTGTCGCTGGCGCAGCTCATCAGTGTG CATGAGCGGGAGCAGATCATGACCACGAACGTCTGGCTGACCCAG GAGTGGGAGGACTACCGCCTCACATGGAAGCCTGAGGACTTTGACAACATGAAGAAGGTCCGCCTGCCCTCCAAGCACATCTGGCTACCCGATGTCGTGCTCTACAACAA CGCTGATGGGATGTATGAGGTCTCCTTCTACTCCAACGCGGTGATCTCCTATGATGGCAGCATCTTCTGGCTGCCTCCTGCCATCTACAAGAGCGCATGCAAGATCGAGGTGAAGCACTTCCCCTTTGACCAGCAGAACTGCACCATGAAGTTCCGTTCCTGGACCTACGACCGCACCGAGATAGACCTGGTGCTGAAGAGTGAGGTGGCCAGCCTGGATGACTTCACACCCAGTGGCGAGTGGGACATCGTGGCACTGCCGGGACGGCGCAACGAGAACCCTGATGACTCCACCTATGTGGACATCACGTACGACTTCATCATCCGGCGCAAGCCGCTCTTCTACACCATCAACCTCATCATCCCCTGCATCCTCATTACCTCCCTGGCCATCCTTGTGTTTTACCTCCCGTCTGACTGTGGCGAGAAGATGACACTCTGCATCTCTGTCCTGCTCGCCCTCACCGTCTTTCTCCTGCTCATCTCCAAGATCGTGCCACCCACCTCACTGGACGTACCGCTGGTGGGCAAGTATCTTATGTTCACCATGGTGCTGGTGACCTTCTCCATTGTCACCAGCGTCTGTGTCCTCAACGTGCACCACCGCTCACCCACCACGCACACCATGCCACCCTGGGTCCGCACGCTCTTCCTCCACAAGCTCCCAGCGCTGCTGTTCATGAAGCAGCCGCGGCAGAACTGCGCACGCCAGCGTCTGCGCCAGCGCCGGCACACCCAGGAACgtgctgccgccgccgctctCTTCGTCCAGGCTGGTGCCCGCACCTGCACCTGCTACGCCAACCCTGGTGCTGCCAAGGCCGAGGGGCTCAATGGCTATCGGGAGCGACAGGGGCAGGCACCAGCCCCcgcagctggctgcagctgcgGGCTGGAGGAAGCAGTGGATGGCGTGCGCTTCATTGCTGACCACATGCGCAGTGAGGATGATGATCAGAGT GTAAGCGAGGACTGGAAGTACGTGGCCATGGTCATCGACCGCCTCTTCTTGTGGATCTTCGTCTTCGTCTGTGTCTTTGGCACCGTTGGCATGTTCCTTCAGCCCCTCTTCCAGAACTACACCACcaactccctgctgcagcttggCCAGGGTACCCCCACTTCCAAATAG